One Pseudalkalibacillus hwajinpoensis genomic window carries:
- the ssb gene encoding single-stranded DNA-binding protein: MMNRVVLVGRLTKDPELRYTPSGVAVANFTLAVNRPFTNQQGDREADFINVVVWRRQAENAANFLKKGSLAGVDGRVQTRSYDNSQGQRVFVTEVMAESVQFLEPKGSNQGNGDNERNSGSSSGYGGGNQNRNQGSSSNYGDDPFANNGKPVDISDDDLPF; encoded by the coding sequence ATGATGAATCGAGTGGTTTTGGTAGGACGTTTAACAAAGGACCCGGAGTTACGCTATACACCAAGTGGAGTAGCGGTTGCAAATTTCACACTAGCTGTGAATCGTCCGTTCACAAATCAGCAAGGAGATCGAGAAGCTGATTTTATTAACGTCGTGGTATGGCGCCGACAAGCAGAAAATGCGGCTAACTTTTTGAAAAAGGGAAGCCTTGCGGGTGTAGATGGACGAGTGCAAACTCGGTCTTACGATAATAGCCAGGGACAAAGAGTATTTGTCACAGAAGTCATGGCTGAGAGTGTTCAGTTTCTTGAGCCTAAAGGGTCCAACCAGGGCAATGGAGATAATGAACGTAATAGCGGTTCTTCCAGTGGATACGGAGGCGGTAATCAAAATCGCAACCAGGGTAGCTCTTCAAACTATGGAGATGACCCATTCGCAAATAATGGAAAGCCGGTTGATATTAGTGACGATGATTTGCCGTTTTGA
- a CDS encoding HNH endonuclease, with protein sequence MNEFEMIPYDYLAIQHWIELEDEKEQMDIYDLSHYESRDELFEESTRYLDKLWMGEPISKPKPRRSSYMEVLNGFTAKSNLKEEYLVNKKEKSRDRTLSEELKSLYNFTCQICATRVETGIDKYYCETHHIHPRGVNGPNGNSGPDIQENMICLCSNCHDQFDAGAITINLKTKSVIHKNKINEMNNYVVTMKHSISEEYIDFHNKYFGFAN encoded by the coding sequence ATGAATGAATTCGAAATGATTCCGTATGACTACTTAGCCATCCAACATTGGATTGAGTTAGAAGATGAAAAAGAACAAATGGACATTTATGATCTGAGCCATTACGAAAGTCGCGATGAACTTTTTGAGGAATCAACTAGATATCTAGATAAATTATGGATGGGGGAACCAATAAGTAAACCTAAACCAAGACGGAGTTCTTATATGGAGGTCTTGAATGGCTTTACTGCGAAATCTAACTTAAAGGAAGAATACCTCGTGAATAAGAAGGAAAAGTCTAGGGATAGAACACTAAGTGAAGAATTGAAAAGTCTTTATAATTTCACCTGTCAAATTTGTGCTACACGTGTAGAAACAGGAATTGATAAATATTATTGTGAAACTCACCATATCCATCCAAGGGGGGTAAATGGACCTAATGGGAATTCCGGCCCTGATATTCAAGAGAATATGATTTGTTTGTGTTCTAACTGTCATGATCAATTTGATGCTGGGGCTATCACTATTAATTTGAAAACTAAAAGCGTGATACATAAAAATAAAATTAATGAGATGAACAATTATGTTGTAACCATGAAACATAGTATTTCAGAGGAATATATCGATTTTCATAACAAGTACTTTGGTTTCGCAAACTAA
- a CDS encoding DnaA N-terminal domain-containing protein yields the protein MDYQDEKRLETGEATKYRYYRLVESDVVNEVTRKYQRKHGVQEKKVPVRQSKKEYYSEDSILRFDLESHAKLLPDMNGNKTIVNNYLMRFWGPSFDSKCGGIVSYTYILLLSYCWDKDYTWISLDTLSKQLTSSRPTVRKYLEILEKAGFIIRFWREQDDDERKSGTILVKVRQTLPLISRNQYNELPKSLRKEHDRFLRKIKRESKLEFDLSHNYHDVYEQLRNEVISVKNPTGVLKEEIDQLEDYDEEYRSAKKKMTILEEDAWKNVLNVISEHISKPSFETWLSKSVAYTDENHSWLITLPNQFVCEWVESRYSSMILKVMEEQSLKCSELQFDIYEKQINNGFQ from the coding sequence ATGGATTATCAAGATGAAAAAAGGCTAGAAACTGGAGAAGCAACAAAATACCGATATTACAGATTAGTTGAATCTGACGTTGTAAATGAAGTAACTCGAAAATATCAACGTAAACACGGTGTACAAGAGAAAAAGGTCCCTGTAAGGCAATCAAAGAAAGAGTATTATAGTGAAGATTCAATCCTAAGATTTGATCTTGAAAGTCACGCGAAGTTGCTCCCTGACATGAACGGTAATAAGACGATCGTCAATAATTATCTTATGCGTTTTTGGGGACCAAGTTTTGATTCCAAGTGTGGTGGAATCGTTTCGTATACATATATTCTTCTATTAAGCTATTGTTGGGATAAAGACTATACATGGATTAGTTTAGATACGCTTTCTAAACAATTAACCAGTAGCAGACCAACAGTGCGGAAATATTTAGAGATCCTTGAAAAAGCAGGCTTTATTATTCGCTTTTGGAGAGAGCAAGATGATGATGAAAGAAAGAGCGGAACTATACTTGTTAAAGTAAGGCAAACACTCCCGCTCATTTCGCGTAATCAGTATAATGAACTTCCTAAATCTCTTAGGAAAGAGCATGATCGTTTCCTAAGAAAGATCAAGAGGGAAAGTAAGCTTGAGTTTGATTTAAGTCATAACTACCATGATGTGTATGAGCAACTGCGTAATGAGGTTATTAGCGTTAAGAATCCTACAGGTGTTCTAAAAGAAGAGATAGACCAGTTGGAGGATTACGATGAAGAGTATCGTTCAGCTAAAAAGAAAATGACTATTCTAGAAGAAGACGCCTGGAAGAACGTGCTCAATGTCATTTCAGAACATATCAGTAAACCTTCCTTTGAAACATGGTTGAGTAAATCAGTTGCCTATACTGATGAAAATCATAGTTGGCTTATTACGCTTCCTAATCAATTCGTTTGTGAATGGGTTGAATCAAGGTATTCATCAATGATTCTTAAAGTGATGGAGGAGCAGAGCCTCAAGTGTTCCGAATTACAGTTTGATATCTACGAAAAACAAATAAATAACGGTTTCCAGTAG
- a CDS encoding ArdC-like ssDNA-binding domain-containing protein, with product MTTKRWKTKMGEQTREERIKELNEKLEIGVAEFSYTPDEFKAYLEMKAIMPSYSFRNLILAKAQLPEARFLASFKHWNTLGRKVKKGSKSLRILAPRFKKDEEDENRLTGFIPVPVFDVSQTEGEPLPIERIKIEVDGDCMEARQIIGWAEAIAEKDNCPIKYGNSDDAYGYYVPSEHRIVVSDKVPMNHRCKTLVHELVHSKVHRYDRSSSRTEKEVVAEGTAFVVCSYFNLDTSDYSFRYVKGWANGEQETLLKYGSQICDTAKKIIEEFEELEEKEKAEKMESVPA from the coding sequence TTGACGACAAAACGTTGGAAGACAAAAATGGGTGAACAAACTAGAGAAGAGAGAATTAAAGAGCTGAACGAAAAATTGGAGATTGGTGTTGCAGAGTTTTCATATACGCCTGACGAATTCAAAGCCTATTTGGAAATGAAAGCAATTATGCCTTCCTATTCGTTTAGAAATTTGATTCTTGCTAAAGCTCAACTACCTGAAGCACGCTTTTTAGCTTCATTTAAGCATTGGAATACACTTGGTAGGAAAGTAAAGAAAGGATCCAAGAGCTTAAGAATTTTAGCTCCTCGATTTAAGAAGGATGAGGAAGACGAAAATAGGCTTACTGGATTTATCCCTGTACCTGTATTTGATGTTTCGCAGACTGAAGGTGAACCTTTACCTATCGAGCGTATCAAAATTGAGGTAGATGGTGATTGTATGGAAGCCCGCCAAATCATTGGCTGGGCTGAGGCGATTGCTGAAAAAGATAATTGTCCAATTAAGTACGGCAATTCAGATGATGCTTATGGCTACTATGTACCTTCCGAACATCGTATTGTGGTGTCGGATAAGGTTCCAATGAATCACCGATGCAAAACATTGGTACATGAGTTAGTTCATTCAAAAGTACATCGCTATGATCGAAGTTCATCAAGAACGGAAAAAGAGGTTGTGGCTGAAGGAACAGCATTCGTCGTTTGTTCCTATTTCAATCTTGATACCTCTGATTATTCGTTTCGCTATGTGAAAGGCTGGGCGAATGGTGAACAAGAAACCTTACTAAAGTACGGCTCTCAGATTTGTGATACTGCAAAGAAGATTATTGAAGAATTTGAGGAGCTCGAGGAAAAAGAAAAAGCAGAGAAGATGGAATCAGTCCCTGCTTAA
- a CDS encoding S1 family peptidase, which yields MERTFESIIIDAMEQAYNEGNIERKQENIQEIINVVKNYSRQLQQGKSRTNAIAQIFVTYFKNFTVSIVFGGETRNNGSGCLLRLNKDFLVTNAHVIKGAIKEERVLIGNVEVKDLKNKILSINDELDLAVLDLSDGLNEELEDTGKMFFEPKSWPSSTCESEDQVFIVGFPGVFREDEKMFSSVYYTGIREEVMDVTDRRIVSGFNRENWKKSLGLKEISELSRLGGLSGGPVFICRDDVPELVGFTYEDGGSLFDGVKIIKSSFINEDGEISTN from the coding sequence ATGGAGAGAACTTTTGAAAGTATCATAATTGATGCAATGGAACAAGCATATAATGAAGGAAATATAGAAAGAAAACAGGAGAATATTCAGGAAATAATTAATGTGGTGAAAAATTATTCCAGGCAATTACAACAAGGGAAAAGTAGAACGAACGCTATCGCACAAATCTTTGTTACCTACTTTAAGAATTTCACTGTTTCCATAGTATTTGGTGGTGAGACTAGAAATAATGGTTCAGGTTGTTTGCTTAGATTAAATAAAGATTTTTTGGTAACTAATGCTCATGTGATAAAAGGGGCAATTAAAGAAGAACGAGTATTAATTGGGAATGTGGAGGTTAAGGATCTTAAAAATAAAATTCTAAGTATTAATGATGAGTTAGACCTTGCTGTATTAGACTTATCCGATGGCTTAAATGAGGAATTAGAGGATACTGGAAAGATGTTTTTCGAGCCTAAATCATGGCCATCTTCAACTTGTGAATCAGAGGACCAAGTATTTATAGTTGGTTTCCCAGGAGTTTTTAGAGAAGATGAGAAGATGTTTTCTTCAGTTTATTATACAGGAATTCGTGAGGAAGTAATGGATGTAACTGATAGGCGTATAGTTTCAGGCTTTAATCGTGAGAATTGGAAAAAGTCATTAGGTCTGAAAGAAATTAGTGAATTAAGTAGACTCGGTGGATTAAGTGGAGGCCCAGTATTCATTTGTAGGGACGATGTACCAGAACTGGTTGGCTTTACATATGAAGATGGGGGCAGTCTTTTCGATGGTGTAAAAATAATTAAGTCTTCTTTTATTAATGAGGATGGAGAAATAAGTACAAATTAA
- a CDS encoding LPD1 domain-containing protein, producing the protein MNQQINLFAEAVQTSKEDIRSEKQQNRKVAYDVGVKIGGSRKDEAALRKAFLENHTVTSLEELEGLSPLLASSLVKKEELFSCFSLEAEKELGTEPVVARVKQLVIQRIDKEPAVDSPEERKAYMLACENIQSIMRSITTLDEFLSTYYEIRKRIHYENTDCSYALNKIKESERVINRVNEGFAEWMEAKDTFEQYSNLLAKIKEANKLPLRCLGKKFVNFFLNAKSGNNTINNVKKSVTSWEDLLKKKSNTSTRKKSTKLWERTFAERPDRVGGIASSVRKPEDLQRNHGFRSIEFGHYVDDSKAEEHILRSSEGFYDLCDALDLDHYYAVSLNANLSVSFGSRGRGNALGHFDANAKVINLTRDKGCNGVLAHEFFHALDNYLFDYSHSHKNGKIGFVTELSGLGILNPTIKDCIQNLMAAIKSGHSKEYIPNKNKEEDSWRISTGLTSVYERFNGDLFLVMENFKKQLDQSLERRLSMVHYLNSNSEKDKEKILKRNKRELNKYAQAVAWLHQKRTGERVDSIPFPSDKSEFFTNAVTLDRGKIKYYATDVELAARAFEAFIEDTLKSMNRKNDYLVFRTSHSLAYPNGIQRKEINTLLLKLSFKL; encoded by the coding sequence ATGAATCAACAAATCAACCTATTTGCAGAAGCAGTACAAACGAGTAAAGAGGATATTAGGTCTGAGAAGCAACAAAACAGAAAAGTTGCTTACGATGTAGGAGTTAAAATTGGCGGGTCTCGAAAGGATGAGGCAGCTCTTAGAAAAGCTTTTCTTGAAAATCACACAGTAACGTCTCTAGAGGAGCTTGAAGGTCTTAGTCCTTTACTCGCATCATCTCTAGTAAAGAAGGAAGAACTATTTAGTTGCTTTTCCTTAGAAGCTGAAAAAGAGTTGGGCACTGAACCAGTCGTGGCCAGGGTAAAGCAATTAGTCATTCAAAGAATCGATAAAGAACCAGCTGTTGATTCACCTGAAGAAAGAAAGGCCTACATGTTAGCTTGCGAAAACATTCAATCTATTATGAGATCCATTACTACACTCGATGAGTTTCTATCAACTTACTATGAAATTCGAAAGCGAATTCATTATGAAAATACGGATTGTTCTTACGCTTTAAATAAAATAAAAGAATCTGAGAGAGTCATTAACCGTGTAAATGAAGGCTTTGCTGAGTGGATGGAAGCTAAAGACACATTTGAACAATATTCCAATCTTCTAGCAAAAATTAAGGAAGCTAATAAGCTCCCGCTCAGATGTCTTGGTAAGAAATTTGTAAATTTCTTTTTGAATGCAAAGAGCGGTAATAACACGATTAACAATGTAAAGAAAAGTGTGACTAGTTGGGAAGACCTGCTTAAGAAAAAAAGCAATACGAGTACGAGAAAAAAATCGACAAAGCTATGGGAACGAACTTTTGCAGAACGCCCGGACAGAGTAGGTGGAATTGCATCGAGTGTTCGAAAGCCAGAAGACTTGCAAAGGAATCATGGGTTTCGATCAATCGAATTTGGACATTATGTAGACGACTCCAAAGCAGAAGAACATATTTTAAGAAGCTCTGAAGGGTTTTATGACCTTTGTGATGCCCTTGACTTAGACCATTACTATGCAGTTTCGTTGAATGCAAATTTAAGTGTCTCTTTTGGATCTAGGGGTCGCGGTAATGCACTTGGACATTTTGATGCAAATGCTAAGGTAATCAATTTAACTCGAGATAAAGGTTGCAATGGTGTACTCGCTCATGAGTTCTTTCATGCGTTAGACAACTACCTTTTTGATTATTCTCATTCTCACAAGAACGGGAAGATTGGGTTTGTAACTGAATTATCCGGGTTAGGAATATTGAATCCCACTATAAAAGATTGTATTCAAAACCTAATGGCTGCTATTAAATCAGGACATAGCAAAGAGTACATTCCTAATAAGAACAAAGAGGAAGACTCCTGGCGTATTTCTACTGGCTTAACCAGTGTCTACGAACGTTTTAATGGGGATCTGTTTCTTGTGATGGAGAACTTCAAAAAACAGTTGGATCAGTCGTTGGAACGTCGTTTAAGTATGGTCCACTACTTAAATTCAAACAGTGAGAAAGATAAAGAAAAGATACTAAAGAGAAACAAAAGAGAGTTAAATAAGTATGCTCAAGCAGTTGCCTGGTTACATCAAAAGCGAACAGGTGAGCGGGTCGATTCCATTCCTTTCCCTTCCGATAAAAGTGAGTTCTTTACGAACGCAGTTACGTTAGATCGAGGGAAAATCAAATATTATGCTACTGATGTTGAACTGGCAGCTCGCGCGTTTGAAGCTTTTATTGAGGATACTCTGAAAAGTATGAACAGAAAGAATGATTACCTTGTGTTCCGTACTTCTCATAGCCTTGCTTATCCTAATGGGATACAACGCAAAGAGATCAACACACTGCTTTTAAAGCTTTCTTTCAAGCTTTAA
- the ltrA gene encoding group II intron reverse transcriptase/maturase translates to MSTVAKRQKQYYDFSGIQNNLFQRSREGTQNFKNLMELIISDENILLSYRQVKSNTGAKTPGTDDQIIWDLAKKEQEAFIIYMKKLVLNYVPKSVRRVWIPKNYGKGKRPLGIPCLQDRIVQQMFLNVLQPVCEGKFYSHSYGFRPSRTTRHAVARVQTLVNINKYHYTVDIDIKGFFDNVNHSILLKQIWNIGIRDKRVIAVIGKMLKAPIKGEGIPSKGVPQGGILSPLLSNVVLNDLDHWVSDQWETFQTKHQYSANYSKYVNLRRNSKLKEGFIVRYADDFRIMTNNHDSAIKWFHAVTDFLNNRLKLAISPEKSRVINLRKKSSTFLGYKFKTAIKKNKRVFFSHIDDEKKKQIVRKIKERIYDIQRQPTASKVNLYNSVVLGVQNNFKYATHIVKDMGDIEYRVLRTLKNRLRNISKYGIPKNLPQKGAYLKFYRNTRKTYRIAKVYLFPIGQVQTTNNFNYSQSLNPYKDEKNFDWDKEVAELMKSRLTNRSVEYMDNRLSKYSAQKGKCHITGIPLKASDVHCHHKVPVGLGGTDEFNNLVIVHKDIHVAVHAIKEETIFKYVNRFSLHTKQIYKLNQLRKLCKLERITIR, encoded by the coding sequence ATGAGCACAGTAGCCAAGAGGCAAAAACAATACTATGACTTTTCTGGAATCCAAAATAATCTATTTCAGAGAAGTCGTGAGGGAACTCAAAACTTCAAGAATTTAATGGAGTTAATAATTTCAGACGAGAATATCTTACTTTCCTATCGGCAGGTGAAATCCAATACAGGTGCAAAAACACCTGGTACTGATGATCAGATAATTTGGGATCTTGCTAAAAAGGAACAGGAAGCTTTCATTATTTATATGAAGAAACTCGTGCTTAATTATGTACCAAAGTCAGTCAGAAGAGTATGGATACCTAAGAATTATGGAAAAGGAAAAAGACCTTTAGGTATTCCGTGTCTCCAAGACCGAATTGTACAGCAGATGTTTCTGAATGTTCTTCAGCCCGTTTGTGAAGGGAAGTTCTATAGTCATTCTTATGGATTTAGACCTTCAAGAACTACCAGACATGCTGTAGCAAGAGTACAAACCTTAGTTAACATCAATAAATACCATTACACGGTAGATATTGATATTAAAGGCTTCTTTGATAATGTAAATCACTCGATTCTTCTTAAACAAATTTGGAATATTGGTATTAGAGATAAGAGGGTAATTGCGGTGATTGGAAAGATGCTAAAAGCTCCTATTAAAGGAGAAGGTATCCCATCTAAAGGAGTCCCGCAAGGCGGAATTCTTTCACCGTTATTATCTAATGTTGTCCTTAACGACTTAGACCATTGGGTATCGGATCAGTGGGAAACCTTTCAAACAAAACACCAATACTCTGCTAATTATTCCAAATATGTAAACCTTAGACGTAACTCTAAGCTCAAAGAAGGATTTATTGTGAGATACGCTGACGACTTTCGGATCATGACTAATAACCATGATTCGGCTATAAAGTGGTTTCATGCTGTTACAGATTTTCTGAATAATAGGCTAAAACTTGCAATATCACCAGAAAAGTCTAGGGTTATTAACCTTAGGAAGAAATCATCAACTTTCCTTGGTTATAAATTCAAAACAGCTATCAAGAAGAATAAGCGCGTTTTTTTCTCTCATATTGATGATGAAAAGAAGAAACAGATCGTCAGAAAGATTAAAGAAAGAATCTATGACATACAAAGACAGCCTACGGCTAGTAAAGTTAACCTTTACAATTCAGTAGTGCTAGGTGTTCAGAACAACTTTAAGTATGCTACTCATATTGTTAAAGATATGGGTGACATAGAGTACAGGGTTCTACGCACTCTGAAAAATCGGCTAAGGAATATATCAAAATATGGGATTCCTAAAAACCTCCCGCAAAAGGGCGCTTATCTTAAGTTTTATAGAAATACTCGTAAAACTTATAGAATAGCAAAGGTTTATCTATTTCCTATAGGACAAGTACAGACAACAAATAACTTTAACTACTCACAGTCGTTAAACCCTTATAAAGACGAGAAAAATTTCGATTGGGATAAAGAAGTTGCAGAGCTTATGAAATCCAGACTTACCAATCGAAGTGTGGAGTATATGGATAATAGACTATCAAAATACTCAGCTCAAAAAGGTAAGTGTCATATAACTGGTATTCCATTAAAAGCTAGTGACGTTCATTGTCACCATAAGGTACCTGTAGGTCTAGGTGGTACTGATGAATTTAATAATCTCGTTATAGTTCATAAGGATATTCATGTTGCTGTACATGCTATTAAGGAAGAAACCATATTTAAGTATGTTAATAGATTTAGCCTTCACACAAAACAAATATATAAGCTAAACCAACTCAGGAAGCTATGTAAACTCGAAAGGATCACTATTAGATAA
- a CDS encoding DUF6094 domain-containing protein produces MSHIGNKLRSGFYKTPDLQGNYLSKLIEVKGDCSFLDPTCGEGEILHQLAAAVRSEDCSITTYGVELDKARAQEAEQLLDNCLNAPIESMVISNDAVSLLYLNPPYDFSMKALGDDGAERKEWTELVRNVRYLKEKGLMLYTIPSYRFADKKIARYLATHFYNVGIVRFSEEDYHDFQQCIFIGNKKTGNHNQFNQKLFDFLTMMDREEFVQKNVTPINLMVGRNKWEVPPGVTELKTFYTKLESKENFYEGISTSKGFAAFKARSKPKQLVIGGDPCLPINQGQMALLLASGAVNGEVGEGDHYHLVQGLELVTKDNEEEVRHHDSGGKTIITKSRTKRSVSVKVITPNGLVRKLV; encoded by the coding sequence TTGTCACATATAGGAAACAAACTTCGCAGTGGTTTTTATAAAACACCTGACCTACAAGGAAATTACTTATCAAAATTAATAGAAGTAAAAGGCGATTGTAGCTTTTTAGATCCCACATGTGGTGAAGGTGAAATTCTTCATCAATTAGCAGCTGCTGTTCGTTCTGAGGATTGTTCTATTACTACCTATGGAGTGGAGTTAGATAAAGCGAGAGCACAAGAAGCAGAACAGTTACTTGATAATTGTTTAAATGCTCCGATCGAAAGCATGGTAATCTCTAACGACGCTGTTTCATTGCTATATCTTAACCCACCTTATGACTTTTCTATGAAAGCCCTGGGTGATGATGGAGCGGAACGCAAGGAATGGACTGAACTAGTACGGAATGTTCGTTATCTGAAGGAGAAGGGCTTAATGTTATACACCATACCAAGCTACCGTTTCGCAGATAAGAAAATTGCCAGGTACTTAGCTACACATTTCTATAATGTTGGGATTGTACGCTTTTCTGAAGAGGATTATCACGATTTCCAGCAGTGCATTTTCATAGGGAATAAAAAGACCGGAAACCATAATCAATTTAATCAAAAACTCTTTGATTTTCTGACGATGATGGATCGAGAGGAATTTGTGCAAAAAAATGTCACACCGATCAATTTAATGGTTGGTAGAAATAAATGGGAGGTTCCACCCGGTGTAACCGAGTTGAAGACCTTCTATACCAAGTTAGAGAGCAAAGAGAACTTTTATGAAGGGATTTCAACTTCTAAAGGTTTTGCAGCTTTTAAAGCGCGCTCTAAGCCTAAACAGCTCGTTATCGGTGGAGACCCTTGCCTTCCTATTAACCAAGGACAAATGGCGCTTTTACTTGCTTCTGGTGCAGTTAATGGAGAAGTAGGAGAAGGAGACCATTACCACCTTGTACAAGGATTGGAGCTTGTAACTAAAGATAATGAGGAAGAAGTGCGTCATCATGATAGCGGTGGAAAGACGATCATAACTAAATCTCGTACAAAGAGAAGTGTCAGTGTCAAAGTAATTACGCCTAACGGTTTAGTTCGTAAGCTGGTCTAA